From a region of the Branchiostoma floridae strain S238N-H82 chromosome 13, Bfl_VNyyK, whole genome shotgun sequence genome:
- the LOC118429441 gene encoding uncharacterized protein LOC118429441, which translates to MMQERLRNLEEEHSNLKNELENLFVSTVPGLDMQLDTQSPVSTNQAAGYIMGKSPGWGQPFKNNNDHPSPMKISQTASELGSVSDKNVVDQTVDTSRARQDDTSVESPVVNSSEQPSTAEANAAEDAQTEATPTGLLTIEKDSPPNVSAGSRNPAQVKRRAPSQKTVPTQVTSNGSSDSSKSSRMVTEIGKPGPISERDMQKSQAKSNIPAGSESPDNPAGLAPSVSLPTPAVKQVLEAKVKQPILKLEQNHPTFNTKIHGNNICIEQEGMTAHSTNSLCSGICFSRYPIKFGQQIHLMITETKKFTGSLRIGFTFTDPESIDAESLPSHSYPDLAQKPGFWIKPLHDRFAQQGNVVTYKVDSSGDVFYSINAKDRGLFFSGVDVSGRIWAAVDVYGSTIAVKYVDEEAACDKGNRTIQEGDVVRLEVDSVETLKWLQEGHGGLGDLAEFIQQDGVVIRLDDEEDVIVRFNSHKKLWCVNPAALQKVGTTDPDASIIMEGDLVTERSMAGNESIYNTGRVRKITVSGDICVRNITGKTAEFTTDFLRKVKRAPGEACEKGLHYWKRGVAKVCTDCGQCTDKGASCNLKASPLRSPGSPCGCGNREEGCADCGLCRTCAGEPAEEKETEEGELGKLLRALYKRHGVGEEEEDDTAHGMTKGDKVMVDIDADTFRMLQEESRLHWNEEMRKVIGVEGTVVQSTKNSVTVQYPSGVRWSLVPGCLKRTSPGQQEGRAWIKKGELVRVLKDERKVMRLQEGHGGYKHDMQASLGKTGCVLKVKKKTVKVEVNYKSWWFNAEALTPALQGWFTL; encoded by the exons ATGATGCAAGAACGTCTCAGAAATCTCGAGGAGGAGCATTCCAATCTCAAGAATGAATTggaaaatttgtttgtttcgACTGTACCTGGGTTGGACATGCAGCTTGACACCCAATCCCCTGTGTCAACCAATCAGGCGGCAGGTTACATCATGGGTAAATCACCGGGCTGGGGGCAGCCGTTCAAAAATAACAACGACCACCCCTCTCCAATGAAAATAAGTCAGACAGCTTCTGAGTTAGGTTCCGTGTCAGACAAAAACGTGGTTGACCAGACTGTTGACACGTCAAGGGCACGTCAAGATGACACCAGTGTGGAATCACCAGTAGTCAACAGCTCTGAACAGCCCTCCACTGCAGAGGCCAATGCTGCTGAAGATGCTCAAACAGAAGCTACCCCCACTGGCTTACTGACAATTGAAAAAGATAGTCCTCCAAATGTTTCTGCTGGTTCAAGAAACCCTGCTCAAGTCAAACGGAGAGCACCCTCACAGAAAACTGTTCCTACTCAAGTGACAAGCAACGGCTCGTCAGATTCAAGTAAGAGTTCAAGGATGGTGACCGAGATTGGTAAGCCTGGTCCCATCTCAGAAAGAGACATGCAGAAAAGTCAAGCCAAGTCAAATATCCCAGCTGGGAGTGAAAGTCCGGACAACCCTGCAGGACTAGCCCCTTCAGTCTCCTTGCCAACACCTGCTGTGAAACAGGTGTTGGAGGCCAAGGTAAAGCAGCCTATCTTAAAGCTGGAACAGAATCATCCCACATTCAATACAAAAATCCATGGCAACAATATTTGCATTGAGCAGGAGGGCATGACTGCTCACAGTACCAACAGCTTGTGCAGTGGCATCTGTTTTAGCAGATACCCCATCAAATTTGGGCAGCAGATTCATCTGATGATCACTGAAACCAAGAAATTCACAGGATCATTGAGAATCGGCTTCACCTTCACTGACCCGGAGTCAATAGATGCTGAGTCTCTACCATCACACTCCTACCCAGACCTGGCTCAGAAGCCTGGGTTTTGGATAAAGCCTCTTCACGACAGGTTTGCACAGCAGGGAAATGTGGTGACGTACAAGGTCGACTCATCGGGAGATGTCTTCTACTCCATCAACGCAAAAGATAGGGGGTTGTTCTTCAGCGGGGTGGATGTGTCCGGCCGTATCTGGGCAGCAGTAGATGTCTATGGAAGCACCATTGCTGTAAAGTATGTAG ATGAGGAGGCTGCATGTGACAAAGGTAACAGGACCATTCAGGAGGGTGATGTTGTGAGGCTGGAGGTAGACAGTGTGGAAACCCTCAAGTGGCTGCAGGAAGGACATGGTGGCTTAGGAGACTTGGCAGAa TTCATCCAGCAGGATGGAGTGGTTATCCGACTTGATGACGAAGAAGATGTGATTGTGCGGTTCAACAGCCACAAGAAGTT GTGGTGTGTTAACCCAGCAGCTCTGCAGAAGGTGGGTACCACTGATCCTGATGCCTCCATCATCATGGAAGGGGACTTGGTGACAGAGAGATCTATGGCTGGTAATGAG AGCATTTACAACACTGGGCGAGTGAGGAAAATCACTGTAAGTGGTGACATCTGCGTCAGGAATATTACAGGAAAGACAGCGGAATTCACTACAGATTTTCTAAGGAAGGTGAAGAGGGCACCAG GAGAAGCTTGTGAAAAAGGCCTCCACTACTGGAAACGTGGTGTAGCTAAAGTGTGCACAGATTGTGGCCAGTGCACAGACAAGGGAGCCAGCTGTAACTTAAAAGCGAGTCCTCTTCGTTCTCCTGGCAG CCCCTGTGGATGTGGGAACAGAGAGGAAGGATGTGCAGACTGTGGACTGTGTCGTACTTGTGCAGGAGAGCCTGCTGAGGAAAAGGAGACTGAGGAGGGGGAGCTTGGGAAGCTGTTACGTGCATTGTATAAGAGGCATGGTG ttggagaagaagaggaagatgacACTGCCCATGGCATGACAAAAGGAGACAAAGTGATGGTTGACATAGATGCTGACACCTTCCGCATGCTGCAAGAGGAAAGCAGGCTGCATTGGAATGAGGAAATGCGGAAG gTGATTGGTGTTGAAGGGACTGTTGTACAATCCACTAAAAACAGTGTGACTGTCCAGTATCCTAGCGGTGTAAG GTGGTCGTTGGTCCCAGGATGTCTTAAAAGAACCTCACCTGGACAGCAAGAAGGCAGAGCATGGATAAAGAAAGGTGAACTCGTGAGGGTGCTCAAAGACGAGAGAAAAGTCATGAGGCTTCAAGAAGGACATGGTGGCTACAAGCATGACATGCAGGCG TCCCTTGGAAAGACAGGATGTGTGCTGAAAGTAAAGAAGAAAACAGTTAAGGTGGAAGTCAACTACAAGAGCTGGTGGTTTAATGCTGAAGCACTCACACCTGCATTGCAAGGTTGGTTCACATTATGA